From the genome of Mucilaginibacter paludis DSM 18603:
TTATTGCCGGAGTTTTTATCCGCGACCAGCCTTTGATAAGGTAAATTACAACAGACAGGTACAGGCCTGTGCATAAAAACGATATAGTACTAAGAATTGCGATCAAAGAAGTTGATTTTTAAAACGAAAACAGAGCCTAAAATAGCTGGAACTATTAAATTAATAAACCAGATGGACGATACAGCTGCAATGACGGCAATTTGCTGATTGGTAATATATCCAAAAAAGGTAGATGCCGTCATCCCGCGCAAACCTACGTCAATTAAATCAAGTGTGGGCAGGGCCGACTGGATAAAAAAGTTGTTAAACACCATCATCATGGTGGGTAGTACCGGTAGTTGCGGTAGCAGCAAATGGATAACCAGGCAATATTGGAACGAAAAAACCGAGAACCTGGCCAGGCAAAAAAGAAGGATATTTAAAAGGTGGCCGGTTTTATAGCGGGAGATGATCTCGAAAAAACGACTATATTTTTTTAAAAACGGAATTTTGCCGATAATAGAAAACAACCATTTGATATTGAAGTAGCAGGTGAGCATAAACAAGCCAAAAGCAATGGCAACACAGGTAAAAACAGCCATTACCCAGATGTTTAAATGGATATAATGATAAACAAACCATATTAAAGCGGTAATGCCTACCACGTTGGTAATTAGGTTTTGCCCGAAGGAGCCGACCCCCATTACAAACACGCCATAAACACGTTTGCGCGGTGGTAAAAACAAAACCCGGCCGCCATATTCGCCTAAGCGGTTAGGGGTAAATATAGCCCAGGTGAGGCCGCAAAATACTGCCTCTACAGATCGCCATAGGGTCATGCGTTGTAGCTTGCGGCTTAAATACTTCCATTTTAAAGCTTCCAGCACCCAGTTAACCAGCATTAAGGCTACCAACGCCGTAAGCGTGTACATTACTTGTTGGTGGTTAACTTGCGATATTAACAGCTTAAACTGCCTGAGCCTGTTATCATTATTTACGGTGCGGTAAATAAACCCATAAGCAAATAAAATAATAGCTGCTTTTGTACTGTACGAAATTATTTTTTTAGTGGTACTGGTCAATTAGGTAGATGTTTGTGCAATGTTACAAAATGCTTATATAATGCACACCTATAAAGTTTGTTTTTTGCATTTTGTTTTAATAGCGTTTAAGCTTTGCTTATACTTGCCTATGCAGTTGGTAAATTTGAGGGAACGTGTGATTTTGGGGATTGACCCTGGTACTGCCGTAATGGGTTATGGTTTGATTAAAGAAACCGGGCCACGGATTGAGCTGATCAGCCTTGGTGTTGTTAAAATGGAACACCTGGATGATCATGCCCTTAAATTACAGCGTATTTTTGAAAAAACGCTAAGCCTGATTGATCAATACAAGCCCGATTGCATGGCTCTTGAAGCGCCTTTTTACGGTAAAAATATACAGGTAATGCTTAAGTTGGGCCGGGCGCAGGGCGTGGCCATGGCAGCGGCATTATCCCGCAACCTGCCTATCTGCGAATACGCGCCCCGCAAAATAAAACAATCTATCACCGGGAACGGTAACGCCACCAAAGAGCAGGTAGCCGCCATGTTACAAACCTTGCTGAAATTTACCGAAACGCCACAATTTTTAGATGCTACCGATGGTTTGGCTGTAGCGGTTTGCCATGCTTTTCAAAAAATTGAACTTAAAGGAAGTTCGAGTATTGGGGGTGGTAAAAAAATGAAAGTAGGGTGGGCCGCTTTTGTTAAAGATAACAGCGAACGTGTTAGCGGTACGGTAAAGCCGGTGAAGAAGAGTCGATAGGAAGATAGATCCGGTCTCGCAAGTTCGTCAACATAAAGCCGTGTTTTAGCCAGGGCCAAATTACTGATGATGATCAAAAATAGATTTGAATCAAGACTAAATACTCAAGACTTAGCATTAATCCTCCACCGTCCGTAAAGCAGCTTTGATATTAGCGGTAATATCCACCAACTCTTCCTGGCTCAGCTTAAGTTTGGGCCTCGCGAAATTCATATCATCCGCATGGTTAATCGGTATCAGGTGAATATGCGCATGGGGTACTTCCAGCCCCATTACGGTAACGCCTATGCGCTCGCAGGGGATAGCTTTTTTGATACCTGTGGCGATAATTTTAGTGAAAATTTGTAAGCCGGTGTAAGTTTCATCGTCCAGGTCAAACAAATAATCAACTTCCTTTTTAGGGATAACCAGTACATGGCCTATAGCCAAAGGGGCTATATCTAAAAAAGCTAAAAACTCAACTGTTTCGGCAACAATATGGGCGGGTATCTCGCCGGCCACAATTTTAGAGAATATGCTTGGCATGGGTTATTGATTGAGTGATTGATTTTTGAATGATTGATTGTGATCGACGGACGTGTTAAAATCAATCATTCAGTCAATCAATCACTCAGTAAATTTAGGAGCGTTAGCGACTAATCTCCAGGATCTCAAAATCTATTTTACCGGCAGGCACCGTGATCTCGATAACTTCGCCCACCTTTTTGCCTAATAAGCCTTTGGCTATGGGAGAAGCTGTAGATATTTTGCCTGATTTTAAATCGGCTTCACTTTCTGATACCAGCTGGTAGCTCATGGTGGCACCATTCTTCAGATTTTTTATTTTGACAATGGATAGCGCCAGTACCTTTGATAAATCTAATTTCGAATCATCCAGCAAGCGTGCGTTGGACATCGCCTCTTCCAGTTTTGCAATTTTGGCCTCATGGTGTCCTTGAGCATCTTTGGCTGCATCATATTCCGCATTTTCACTCAAGTCGCCTTTATCCCTCGCTTCCGCTATCGCGTTGGAGATGATTTGCCTTCCTGTAGTTTTTAAATACTGTAATTCTTCTTTTAGTTTTTCTAAACCTTCTTTGGTGTAGTATGCTACATCTGCCATAACTCACTTAAATTAATTATTAATTACTCATCAACCCTAAAAAAAATAGCCCTCCTGTTTCAGAAGGACATCACGGGTTCTTTAAAACAAACAAGACTATATCGGCATGGCCTACATAGTCTTGTTTAGTATAAAACGAAGATAGCAGATTTAAGTTTACAATTCCAAATCTTTTAATTGCTATAATCGCTCCGGCGCATCAATGGCGAAATTTTATTGGGATAAGGCCTGTAATTTTTCGGCCATTACCTCACTTATTTTTCGGTACGATTCAAACGTCCACCCGGCCACATGCGGGGTTAGTAGTACTTTGCCGTTTTGGCGCAGTTCGGCAAACCATTGCTGTTCTCCCAGGGCCGGAAATTTTTCAACCTCCAGCACATCCAGGCAGGCACCTAATATTTTACCCTCTTTAATTCCATTTAAAACAGCTTGGGTTTTAACCACTTTACCTCGCGAGGTATTGATCAAAAATATCGGCTTGCGGAAATGGAACAAAAACTCATCGTTAAATAAGTATTTGGTTTCTGTAGTTAACGGTACATGCAGGCTCAATATTTCACTCTGCCTCACAATTTCTTCCATGCTTACTTCGCGGGCGTATTTGTCGCTAAAGCCCGTTTTATATTTATCATAAGCAATTACATCAACTCCAAAGCCCGATAATTTTCGGGCAAAGCTTTTCCCCATAAAGCCGTAGCCTATAATACCTACAGTTCTGCCTTTTAATTCATATCCGCGGTTAGCTTCCCGTTTCCATAAGCCAGCCCTCACCTCGGCATCGGCGCGGTTAATATTGTTCATTAAATTTAAAAGCATCCCTACGGCATGTTCGCCAACAGCATCCATATTGCCCTCGGGGGCATTAATCAAAGTGATGTTTTTTTGCAGGGCATAAGCTTCGTCAATATTATCCATACCAGCGCCGCCGCGGCAAATAAAGCGCAGGTTTGTAGCTATGTCAAGCACGTTTTTATCTACCTGGAATTTGGATCTAATCACCAGTCCATCATACTCCGCAATTACTTTCAGCGTATCATCCAAAGTAAATTGGGGCTGGTAGTTACATTGGTAGCCTAATGCTTCGGCGCGTTCAATAAAAATGGGGTGCAGATCGTCAACAATTAAAATATTTTTTTTCACTTATTCATTAATTGAACGGCAAATATAGCTAATGAGGTGCTTGTTAAGATAAGGTGGATATCATAAGGGTAATTTAAAATGAAGAAGGATTGGATGGAGTATATAATAAACCAACGCAAAAAATGTCATTTCGATCGTGTGCTTAGTAATCTGCTGGTGCTGGGTTTTTGTATGTGTCTATTCGGCCTTTGTTGATGTTGTCGACAACAACCCCGTGTTCAATATTTTGTGCAAAATCTCGCTGTGTTTGTCATCATGTTATGCCTGGCATAATTGCGGTAGTATTAGTTATCGGTAGAAAGATCAATACGGATTGTTGGTGGGACACCAACAATGGCGAAAATCATTCATCCCGAAATCATCTTAGCCTATTGACTTTCAAATAAAAAAACGTATATTTGTATCCATTAATCGGAGAGGGGGCAATAGCCCCCTCTTTTATTTTGTCGATCAAATGGCTGATATGAATATTGAAAAGCGGGTTGCCCTACTGGTTGAAGAGAAAATTGCCGACAGGCCCGAACTGTTTTTGGTGGACGTTAAGATGCTGCCTAACCGTAAACTCATCATCCTGGTAGATGGTGACGCAGGTATAGGAATAGCTGATTGCGCCGCAATAAGCAGGTTTGTAGGCTTTAAGCTTGAGGAAGATAATGTGATTGAAGAAGCCTATAATTTAGAAGTTTCTTCGCCCGGCATTGATAGTCCGCTTACGCTGATCAGGCAATATACCAAAAACATTGGCCGGGATCTGTCGGTAAAAATGACTGATGGACAGTTGAGGGAAGGCAAACTATTGAGTTTAGCAGAAGACGCTATTGTTATTGACGAAAAAATAAAAGCCGTGCGCAAAGCACCGGGTGAAAAGGGGAAGAAAGCCGAAGTTGTTGAAAGCACTATTCCTTTGACCGAAATTGCCGAAGCAAAGGTTTTAATATCATTTAAGTAAAAAAGAAAAACAAATTTATATTAATCAACAATGAGCAATATTAATTTAATTGATTCCTTTCAGGAATTTAAGGATTTCAAAAACATAGATCGTCCTACGATGATGAGTGTGCTGGAAGACGTTTTCAGAAGCATGATCCGTAAAAAATACGGGACTGATGAGAACTGCGACGTTATTGTGAATACGGATAACGGAGATTTGGAAATCTGGCGTACACGGGTAGTAATGGAAGATGGATTTTCTGAGGATGATGATCTGGAAATTGAATTGGCCGAAGCTAAGTTGCTTGATCCGGATTTGGAAGTGGGTGATGAACACATTGAACTGATTACCTTAGAGAGTTTTGGCCGCCGCGCTATTTTGGCCGCGCGCCAAACCTTGGTATCCAAAATTTTGGAGTTAGAGAAAGACGAAATCTATAAAAAATATAAAGATCGTGTTGGCGAGATCATCACCGGCGAAGTTTACCAGGTTTGGAAAAAAGAAACTTTGGTGCTGGATGATGAAGGCAACGAGTTATTGTTACCAAAATCTGAACAGATTCCTGCCGATTATTTTAAAAAGGGCGACAGTGTTCGTGCCGTGGTACATAAGGTTGATATGATGAACACTAATCCTAAGATCATTATATCCCGTACTGCCCCCGAATTTTTACAGCGCCTGTTTGAGCTGGAAGTTCCGGAAATTTTTGACGGATTAATTACCATTAAAAAGATAGTTCGCGAACCTGGTGAAAGAGCGAAGGTAGCGGTTGAATCGTACGATGACCGTATTGACCCTGTAGGAGCCTGCGTTGGTATGAAGGGATCGAGAATCCATGGTATAGTGCGCGAACTGAAAAACGAAAATATCGATGTAATCAACTTTACCAATAATGTACAATTATATATACAGCGTGCATTGTCGCCTGCCAAAATCACGTCCATTAAACTGGATGATGACAAAAAAACAGCCGCAGTGTACTTAAAACCCGACCAGGTATCATTAGCTATCGGTCGCGGCGGGCATAATATAAAATTGGCAGGTAAATTGACGGGGTATGAAATAGATGTTTACCGTGAAGCAGACGAACACGAGGAAGATGTGGACATCGAAGAATTTTCTGACGAAATTGAGGGCTGGATACTGGATGAGTTTAAACGAATTGGTTTAGACACAGCAAAATCTGTACTGGCTTTAAGCGTTGGCGAACTGGTAAAACGTACCGACCTGGAAGAAGAAACCGTGAAAGATGTACTTTCTATTCTTCAGGCCGAATTTGAATAAGCAGAATAACGAAATTAAAACGTATTTTTGCAAAATAAAGCGGAGTAATAAATATTAAATGTCAGACGACAAATCCATAAAGTTATTTAAAGCAGCAAAAGAGCTGAACATTGGTACTGGTACTATAGTCGACTTCTTAGCGTCCAAAGGTTACAAAATAGAAAAGCAACCTAACGCCAGGATAGAGGGAGATATGTATGATGCCTTGCTGAAGGAGTTTCAATTTGATAAAAACATCAAAGAAGAAGCCAAGCAGATCAGTATCGGTAAAATCAGGCGTGAGGAACATGGCGTTCCGGTTGATAAACACGATCATCCTGCACGTTCAAAAGATTTTGATCAAGAGGAAATTTTGATAAAAAATTTACATTCGTTTACGCCTCCTCATACGCCAGCACCGCCCGTGGTTGAAAAGCCTAAGCCGGAAGCACCTGTATCGGCTCCGCGCGAAGAAGGTGTACTGCAGGGAGTTAAGGTTGTTGGGAAAATAAACCTTGATGAACTTAATGCTAAAACCCGCCCCGAGAAAAAGGTGGAAGAGGTGGTGGCTAAAGAACAGCCGAAACCTGTGGTAGAGGTAAAGCAACCTGAACCTGTGGTTGAAAAACCTGTGGTAGAGGTGAAACAACCTGAACCCGTGGTTGAAAAACCTGTGGTAGAGGTAAAACAACCTGAGCCCGTAATTGAAACACCAGTTATAGTTCCTCCGGTGGCAGAAGCACCTCCGGTACAACCGGTTGCGCCGCCAGCGCCAGTAGCAACGCCCGAGTCGGCACCAGTTCCAGCTGAAGATGGTGATGATGTGATCAGGGCAAGAGCAGAGCGCTTAACAGGGCCTAACGTTATCGGGAAGATTGTGTTACCGGTAAATCCGCCAAAGCGTAATAACTCGCCGATAGCGTCGTCTGGCGCTAATAGTGCCGCAGAGCAAAGAAGAAAAAGAAAACGTAAGGATAACCCGCCGGGAGGTGGACAGCAACGTCCGCAAAGCAATCAGCCGGGCACGCAGCAGCCGCAGTCGCCTGCAGCAGCAGGCGGTGGTGCACCTAACCAGGGTCAGGGTAATGCCGGAGGCGGCAACCGCCCTGATTTCCGTAAGCCAGGCAATGGTCCTTCGCGTCCCGATTTCAGGAACAAGGGGCAGCAACCAACTTCTGCCGGAGGTACTAAGGAAGAACCTTCAGAAAAAGAAATACAAGACCAGATCAAAGCAACGCTGGCCAGGTTAAGCGGAGCAGGTAAGTCGGGTAAATTTGCCCAACGCGCCAAGTTCCGTCGCCAAAAACGTGATGATGTAGCTGCTTCCGCAGAACAGGACGCGTTAGATCAGGAATTGCAATCGAAAGTGATCAAGGTAACAGAGTTTGTTACCGCAAACGAGTTAGCATCCATGATGGATGTGGGTGTAACGCAAATTATCTCAACTTGTATGAGTTTAGGTATGTTTGTGTCTATCAACCAACGCTTGGATGCAGAAACCTTAACCATTGTTGCCGAAGAGTTTGGTTACGAAGTAGAGTTTGTGAAACCACAGGATGAAGAGGCCAACTTAGATGAGCCTGATGATCCGGCAGACGTCATTCCACGTGCACCGATAGTAACCATTATGGGCCACGTAGATCACGGTAAAACATCCTTACTCGATTTTATACGTAAAACTAACGTGATAGGTGGCGAGGCTGGTGGTATAACCCAGCACATTGGCGCCTACGAGGTTACATTAAAAGATAACAATAAAATTACCTTCCTGGATACGCCAGGTCACGAAGCGTTTACTGCCATGCGTGCCCGTGGTGCCCAGGTAACGGATATCGTCATTATCGTGATTGCTGCCGATGATAGCGTGATGCCACAAACCCGCGAGGCTATAAACCACGCGCAGGCCGCTGGTGCGCCAATCATCTTTGCATTCAATAAAATTGATAAACCCGGAGCTAATGCCGATAAGGTGCGTGAGCAATTATCTGCCATGAATATCCTGGTTGAAGAATGGGGTGGTAAATACCAAACACAGGAAATATCGGCCAAAACAGGTTTAAATGTAGAGTTGCTGTTAGAAAAAGTATTACTGGAAGCAGAATTACTTGAACTTAAAGCAAACCCTAACAAGCGTGCAGTAGGTACAGTAATTGAAGCAGCCTTAGATAAGGGCCGTGGTATTGTAACTACAGTATTGGTACAGGCTGGCCGTTTAAAAGTGGGCGACCCGATTTTGGCCGGTTGCTACAGCGGACGTGTAAAAGCGTTAACTAACGAGCGCGGACAAAGAGTTGAATCTGCAGGGCCATCAACACCAGTACAGGTATTGGGTATGCAGGGAGCGCCTACAGCGGGCGACAGGTTTAACGCATTAGAAAGCGAGCCTGAGGCACGTGAAATAGCCAACAAGCGCTTGCAATTACAACGTGAGCAAGGTTTACGTACACAGAAACATATCACCCTGGATGAAATTGGCCGTCGTTTAGCGATAGGTAACTTCAAGGAGCTGAATATTATTGTGAAGGGTGACGTGGATGGTTCTATCGAGGCTTTATCGGATTCATTACTGAAGCTATCAACCGATCAGATCCAGGTGAACATCATCTCCAAAGCAGTTGGTCAGATCTCCGAGTCGGATGTATTGCTGGCTTCGGCTTCAGATGCGATCATCATCGGTTTCCAGGTTCGTCCTTCGGGAAGTGCGCGTAAACTGGCTGAGCAGGAGCAAATCGACATCAGGTTATACTCCATCATCTATGATGCCATCAACGAAATTAAAACCGCGATGGAAGGTATGCTTGCGCCAACCTTTGAAGAGAAGATTGTTGCCAACGTTGAAATACGCGAAACATTCAAGATTAGTAAGGTAGGTACAATTGCAGGCTGTATGGTGCTGGATGGTACCATAACCCGCAACAGCAAAATCCGGATTATCCGCGAAGGTGTGGTAATTTACACCGGTGAACTGGCTTCGTTAAAACGTTATAAAGATGATGTTAAAGAAGTTGCCAGAGGCTACGAGTGCGGCTTGAATATCCATAACTTTAATAACATTGAAGTTGGAGATATTGTTGAGGCTTACGAGAATGTGGAAGTGAAAAGGAAATTGTAAGTAGAATATAAGAATAAACGCAGAAGCCAGCATCTTAACATGCTGGCTTCTGCGTTTTATTAAAAATATTGTCCTAATTAAAAGAAGTTACTGCCTAAAGCATAGTTGGTATTATTGGGCCACAAAGGATGATTTAAATTGCCTGGATGAGGTCCTAATATACCTCCTTGTGTATCCGAAGCGGCGAATACAACGTAAACGTAATTATTATTATAATAAATTGGCCAATACATTACGAAGTTTCCATCATCCTGTAAATAGAATTTTGCAAAATGTGTGGTACCCAAGCCAGTGTTATTAAACAGGCCTGATGCCCAGACTGACGTGTGGGCTCCTATTGGTCCACCCAAACTATATATTACTAAGTTTCCATCTGTTTGGAAATACACAGATTCCGATGGACGTCCTTGAGTTCTGCTAGACCATATGCCAGTTTCTGTGGCATTAGAATTTTCTTTATATAAAACCAAATTTCCATCGGTTTGCAGGGTTAACCGATAACCATTGTTGGGCGAATAAATAGAGTTACCAACTGTTAAAAGTGGTTGTGTATCGCTCATGGTTAAAATAGTTGAGTTAAAAGAGGGCAACCCACCGTAATTAAAATAAGTATTGGCATATTGCTGTGGCAAAGCGTCATGATTATGTGGGGTAGCTACATAAAGTTCGATTTGTAATGAACTGTTTGAAAATAAATCATAAGCAAACCACATACAACCTGGATTCTGCGAGTCTCCGCCCCACGAACCCCAAGAATTCTGGATGAGGAAAGCATTTTTTGAATCATCGTAACCAACGATGCAGACTGCGTGGCCGGTATTTAAGTATAGGCTACCTACAGCATTGTTATTATACACTTGACCGGAGTTAAAAGCATCAATAAGGCTTTGATAGGCTCTAAATCCCATTTCGACAGGTAGATGTAAATTCAATGCTGTCTTTATATCGGCAACGGTTGATATAGCGTAGTAACTATTAGTTTTATTAGTAGCTGCTTCAGCGTTGACAGTGGGCGAAGGCGATGTGCATGGAGAACCAAGATAGGGGTCTGACGCATATGATGGCACACCATTTGATTGAATTATAGCCATTCCGTCAGATACATACATGCCGTAGGTTCGGTCACAATTGGAGGTGCGCGAATGATCAATCTGGAAAACATACCATGGGCTCTTGCTGCTTGAAACATTTGGAACGGGAAATTCGTTATCTAAAGTTCCTAGTAGTGCATATCCGGTTGACCAGGAAACACAAGCCCCACTGCTATCCTGCCAGCCGGGTGTAGGATGGTTTAATATTATACTAGAAGGTAATGAGCCGCTATTTAATCTTATATTTTGAATATAGCCTTGTTCTATAAGGGTCGCTTTTATTTTGTCAAAGTCGGCATGTTGCGTATTCAAATAAGCTTTTTGATTGAGTATCGCGCCAAATGCATGTTGGTTTTTTATTGAATCTTTTTTAAGATTGGATGTGCTGGTTTCTGATTTTTTACAGGAAGTTACAAGGAGAATAAGCAACAATCCCAATAGGGTTAACGAGATGTTTTTTTTCATGATGATTGATTTAGGTAGATATTAAATTATTGAAATTTGGCACAAAAAGACATTAAGGGGGGCTGTAGTTTTACAATTAATGCAGGCAATAGTGAAGGAATGTAGATAATCAGATTAATAGGTTTAATTTTTTT
Proteins encoded in this window:
- the ruvC gene encoding crossover junction endodeoxyribonuclease RuvC, which gives rise to MQLVNLRERVILGIDPGTAVMGYGLIKETGPRIELISLGVVKMEHLDDHALKLQRIFEKTLSLIDQYKPDCMALEAPFYGKNIQVMLKLGRAQGVAMAAALSRNLPICEYAPRKIKQSITGNGNATKEQVAAMLQTLLKFTETPQFLDATDGLAVAVCHAFQKIELKGSSSIGGGKKMKVGWAAFVKDNSERVSGTVKPVKKSR
- a CDS encoding HIT family protein yields the protein MPSIFSKIVAGEIPAHIVAETVEFLAFLDIAPLAIGHVLVIPKKEVDYLFDLDDETYTGLQIFTKIIATGIKKAIPCERIGVTVMGLEVPHAHIHLIPINHADDMNFARPKLKLSQEELVDITANIKAALRTVED
- the greA gene encoding transcription elongation factor GreA; amino-acid sequence: MADVAYYTKEGLEKLKEELQYLKTTGRQIISNAIAEARDKGDLSENAEYDAAKDAQGHHEAKIAKLEEAMSNARLLDDSKLDLSKVLALSIVKIKNLKNGATMSYQLVSESEADLKSGKISTASPIAKGLLGKKVGEVIEITVPAGKIDFEILEISR
- a CDS encoding 2-hydroxyacid dehydrogenase translates to MKKNILIVDDLHPIFIERAEALGYQCNYQPQFTLDDTLKVIAEYDGLVIRSKFQVDKNVLDIATNLRFICRGGAGMDNIDEAYALQKNITLINAPEGNMDAVGEHAVGMLLNLMNNINRADAEVRAGLWKREANRGYELKGRTVGIIGYGFMGKSFARKLSGFGVDVIAYDKYKTGFSDKYAREVSMEEIVRQSEILSLHVPLTTETKYLFNDEFLFHFRKPIFLINTSRGKVVKTQAVLNGIKEGKILGACLDVLEVEKFPALGEQQWFAELRQNGKVLLTPHVAGWTFESYRKISEVMAEKLQALSQ
- the rimP gene encoding ribosome assembly cofactor RimP codes for the protein MNIEKRVALLVEEKIADRPELFLVDVKMLPNRKLIILVDGDAGIGIADCAAISRFVGFKLEEDNVIEEAYNLEVSSPGIDSPLTLIRQYTKNIGRDLSVKMTDGQLREGKLLSLAEDAIVIDEKIKAVRKAPGEKGKKAEVVESTIPLTEIAEAKVLISFK
- the nusA gene encoding transcription termination factor NusA; protein product: MSNINLIDSFQEFKDFKNIDRPTMMSVLEDVFRSMIRKKYGTDENCDVIVNTDNGDLEIWRTRVVMEDGFSEDDDLEIELAEAKLLDPDLEVGDEHIELITLESFGRRAILAARQTLVSKILELEKDEIYKKYKDRVGEIITGEVYQVWKKETLVLDDEGNELLLPKSEQIPADYFKKGDSVRAVVHKVDMMNTNPKIIISRTAPEFLQRLFELEVPEIFDGLITIKKIVREPGERAKVAVESYDDRIDPVGACVGMKGSRIHGIVRELKNENIDVINFTNNVQLYIQRALSPAKITSIKLDDDKKTAAVYLKPDQVSLAIGRGGHNIKLAGKLTGYEIDVYREADEHEEDVDIEEFSDEIEGWILDEFKRIGLDTAKSVLALSVGELVKRTDLEEETVKDVLSILQAEFE
- the infB gene encoding translation initiation factor IF-2, which produces MSDDKSIKLFKAAKELNIGTGTIVDFLASKGYKIEKQPNARIEGDMYDALLKEFQFDKNIKEEAKQISIGKIRREEHGVPVDKHDHPARSKDFDQEEILIKNLHSFTPPHTPAPPVVEKPKPEAPVSAPREEGVLQGVKVVGKINLDELNAKTRPEKKVEEVVAKEQPKPVVEVKQPEPVVEKPVVEVKQPEPVVEKPVVEVKQPEPVIETPVIVPPVAEAPPVQPVAPPAPVATPESAPVPAEDGDDVIRARAERLTGPNVIGKIVLPVNPPKRNNSPIASSGANSAAEQRRKRKRKDNPPGGGQQRPQSNQPGTQQPQSPAAAGGGAPNQGQGNAGGGNRPDFRKPGNGPSRPDFRNKGQQPTSAGGTKEEPSEKEIQDQIKATLARLSGAGKSGKFAQRAKFRRQKRDDVAASAEQDALDQELQSKVIKVTEFVTANELASMMDVGVTQIISTCMSLGMFVSINQRLDAETLTIVAEEFGYEVEFVKPQDEEANLDEPDDPADVIPRAPIVTIMGHVDHGKTSLLDFIRKTNVIGGEAGGITQHIGAYEVTLKDNNKITFLDTPGHEAFTAMRARGAQVTDIVIIVIAADDSVMPQTREAINHAQAAGAPIIFAFNKIDKPGANADKVREQLSAMNILVEEWGGKYQTQEISAKTGLNVELLLEKVLLEAELLELKANPNKRAVGTVIEAALDKGRGIVTTVLVQAGRLKVGDPILAGCYSGRVKALTNERGQRVESAGPSTPVQVLGMQGAPTAGDRFNALESEPEAREIANKRLQLQREQGLRTQKHITLDEIGRRLAIGNFKELNIIVKGDVDGSIEALSDSLLKLSTDQIQVNIISKAVGQISESDVLLASASDAIIIGFQVRPSGSARKLAEQEQIDIRLYSIIYDAINEIKTAMEGMLAPTFEEKIVANVEIRETFKISKVGTIAGCMVLDGTITRNSKIRIIREGVVIYTGELASLKRYKDDVKEVARGYECGLNIHNFNNIEVGDIVEAYENVEVKRKL
- a CDS encoding C1 family peptidase — its product is MKKNISLTLLGLLLILLVTSCKKSETSTSNLKKDSIKNQHAFGAILNQKAYLNTQHADFDKIKATLIEQGYIQNIRLNSGSLPSSIILNHPTPGWQDSSGACVSWSTGYALLGTLDNEFPVPNVSSSKSPWYVFQIDHSRTSNCDRTYGMYVSDGMAIIQSNGVPSYASDPYLGSPCTSPSPTVNAEAATNKTNSYYAISTVADIKTALNLHLPVEMGFRAYQSLIDAFNSGQVYNNNAVGSLYLNTGHAVCIVGYDDSKNAFLIQNSWGSWGGDSQNPGCMWFAYDLFSNSSLQIELYVATPHNHDALPQQYANTYFNYGGLPSFNSTILTMSDTQPLLTVGNSIYSPNNGYRLTLQTDGNLVLYKENSNATETGIWSSRTQGRPSESVYFQTDGNLVIYSLGGPIGAHTSVWASGLFNNTGLGTTHFAKFYLQDDGNFVMYWPIYYNNNYVYVVFAASDTQGGILGPHPGNLNHPLWPNNTNYALGSNFF